A stretch of the Leopardus geoffroyi isolate Oge1 chromosome B2, O.geoffroyi_Oge1_pat1.0, whole genome shotgun sequence genome encodes the following:
- the LOC123609384 gene encoding olfactory receptor 2B11-like → MTVMNPGNASIPKFFILLGFSDHPWLEMPLFIMVLVAYICTLVGNISIIVVSKVDPHLDSPMYFFLSNLSFLDLCFTTTTIPQLLVNLWGPDKSISYGGCVAQFYLFHFLGATECIILAVMSLDRYIAICKPLRYPAIMHQRLCVSLVAMAWISGLANSLLQASLTVQLPLCGNNKVDDFLCEIPVMIKMSCVDTTFNVTMLSVVVTLFTLIPLSLILVSYGFIVATVLRIRSSTGKKKAFNTCGSHVIVVCLFYGPVMCIYVQPSGTNSQDKNKLMALFYSLLTPMLNPFIYTLRNKDMKGAIRRLLLPLSHQGRE, encoded by the coding sequence ATGACAGTCATGAATCCAGGCAATGCAAGCATTCCAAAGTTCTTCATCCTATTGGGTTTCTCTGACCATCCCTGGTTGGAAATGCCACTCTTCATAATGGTGCTTGTGGCTTACATCTGCACACTAGTGGGAAACATCTCCATTATTGTTGTGTCCAAGGTGGACCCTCATCTTGACAGCCCtatgtactttttcctttccaacctCTCCTTTCTGGACCTGTGTTTTACCACAACCACCATCCCTCAGCTGCTGGTGAACCTCTGGGGCCCAGATAAGTCCATCAGCTATGGAGGCTGTGTGGCCCAGTTCTATTTGTTTCACTTCCTGGGAGCCACAGAATGCATCATCTTGGCGGTCATGTCCTTGGATCGGTACATAGCCATCTGCAAGCCCTTGAGGTACCCAGCTATCATGCATCAGAGACTCTGTGTGTCCCTAGTGGCCATGGCGTGGATAAGTGGCTTGGCTAACTCCTTGCTTCAGGCATCCCTCACTGTCCAACTGCCACTTTGTGGTAACAACAAGGTGGATGACTTCCTGTGTGAGATTCCAGTGATGATCAAGATGTCCTGTGTTGACACCACTTTCAATGTAACTATGCTCTCTGTCGTGGTGACATTATTTACCTTGATTCCTTTGTCTCTTATTCTTGTCTCCTATGGGTTCATTGTAGCTACAGTGCTCAGAATTCGTTCATCAACAGGAAAGAAGAAGGCCTTCAACACCTGTGGCTCTCATGTTATTGTTGTCTGTCTCTTCTATGGGCCAGTAATGTGCATTTATGTGCAACCTTCTGGTACTAACTCCCAGGACAAGAACAAACTCATGGCCCTGTTCTACAGTCTGCTGACTCCTATGCTTAACCCTTTTATCTATACTTTGAGGAACAAGGACATGAAAGGGGCAATAAGGAGACTTCTCCTCCCATTGAGCCATCAGGGAAGAGAATAA